From Paenibacillus sp. GP183, one genomic window encodes:
- a CDS encoding DASS family sodium-coupled anion symporter, whose translation MAVRNLFLFGLSLAAGGITYQFTSQLDQSMRITLAIMVIAVILWVTEWIPLFLTSCVILFLEAVFLGRWGIWEEKGTALFFGPFFNPVITLFLGGFALSLAMHKYNLDSIIAAWILHKSRGNPRRLVTLLLLSSAAVSMWISNAATTVLFMTVIVPIVKTHTGKNVSKAILLAIPIGATIGGMATPMGTPPNALAMDAIVRAGSALSFPLWFILTAPICGVLLLFANWGLEVIFPPANKDKVERQTADRIEWGIDSAGVLVIFLVTVSLWLTTPLHHIPDGVVALVPIILLFVTRLLKPVDLKEMGWDTLLLVGGGMSLGVALKESGVAQYIVQQVAADPLPQSTAFFAMALVTLILSIFISDTVATSLTIPMIIVLGGVKVTDPVMMALASSMGMILPVSSPANAIVFSSGLVRTWDMVRIGTLFSISGILTLYIASRLYWPWILSLPLFR comes from the coding sequence ATGGCCGTCCGCAATCTGTTTCTCTTCGGGCTATCCCTGGCCGCCGGGGGGATCACCTACCAGTTCACCTCACAGTTGGATCAGTCGATGAGAATTACATTGGCCATTATGGTCATCGCCGTCATCCTGTGGGTAACGGAATGGATTCCGCTATTTTTGACCTCCTGTGTCATTTTATTTTTGGAAGCGGTTTTTCTCGGAAGGTGGGGAATCTGGGAAGAGAAGGGGACAGCGCTATTTTTCGGGCCTTTCTTCAACCCGGTCATCACGCTTTTTTTGGGAGGATTTGCGCTTAGCCTTGCCATGCACAAATACAATCTGGATTCAATTATTGCTGCATGGATACTGCACAAAAGCCGCGGTAATCCACGGCGTCTCGTTACACTCTTACTCCTGAGCAGCGCCGCCGTCTCCATGTGGATTTCAAATGCTGCTACAACGGTTCTGTTTATGACGGTAATCGTACCTATTGTGAAGACCCATACGGGAAAAAATGTTAGCAAAGCCATTTTGCTCGCCATTCCGATCGGAGCGACAATTGGGGGGATGGCCACCCCGATGGGCACGCCGCCGAACGCATTAGCCATGGATGCAATAGTTCGTGCTGGCTCTGCATTGTCGTTTCCACTTTGGTTTATATTGACGGCACCGATTTGCGGTGTACTGCTGTTGTTCGCTAACTGGGGGCTGGAGGTCATTTTTCCGCCGGCGAACAAGGACAAGGTTGAGAGGCAGACGGCAGACAGGATCGAGTGGGGCATCGATTCCGCAGGAGTTCTGGTGATTTTCCTGGTTACGGTTTCTTTGTGGCTGACAACCCCCTTGCATCACATTCCGGACGGTGTGGTTGCACTTGTGCCCATAATTCTTTTATTTGTTACCCGCTTGTTAAAGCCGGTAGATCTGAAGGAAATGGGCTGGGACACCCTGCTGCTTGTCGGCGGTGGGATGAGTCTAGGAGTCGCGTTGAAGGAATCGGGAGTTGCGCAATATATCGTTCAGCAGGTCGCTGCGGATCCTTTGCCCCAGTCGACTGCTTTTTTTGCAATGGCCCTGGTGACCCTGATTTTATCCATATTCATAAGCGATACGGTGGCGACAAGTTTAACGATACCTATGATTATCGTGCTCGGCGGAGTTAAAGTTACCGATCCGGTCATGATGGCTCTCGCTTCGTCAATGGGCATGATTTTACCGGTTTCCTCGCCCGCTAACGCCATTGTCTTTTCAAGCGGTCTTGTCCGTACTTGGGATATGGTTCGGATAGGGACCCTTTTTTCGATATCTGGCATCCTAACTCTATATATCGCTTCAAGACTGTATTGGCCGTGGATCCTGTCCCTTCCGTTATTTAGGTGA
- a CDS encoding FadR/GntR family transcriptional regulator, with protein sequence MFKSINEERKTFSRKVVEHIRELIATKQLKPGDKLPAERELAEMMSVSRPTIREAFKILSAMGLLSIRQGNGVFVADQSLRLDNLASFLFLQTDTIFELFEVRKMIETESAAKAAKRGTSAYLEEIYKTTRDCYDKVVVHPQFANKEEREKFLSEADHQFHLMVAEAAGNEVVVRVMNNLIDLLRQSRMQSMKIPGRVEQSLQEHMLIAEALKGQNSKLARSRMFDHLTSVEKALILELEEAGKSVGSPVEAGTSVEL encoded by the coding sequence ATGTTTAAATCGATTAACGAGGAACGAAAAACCTTTTCCCGCAAAGTGGTGGAACATATTCGTGAGCTCATCGCCACCAAACAGCTCAAACCGGGAGATAAACTTCCCGCGGAACGAGAATTGGCGGAAATGATGAGTGTCAGCCGGCCGACCATCCGGGAAGCATTCAAAATATTATCCGCTATGGGCTTGCTCAGCATACGGCAAGGTAATGGCGTTTTTGTTGCCGATCAAAGCTTACGGCTGGACAATTTGGCGTCATTTTTATTTTTGCAAACCGACACCATATTCGAATTGTTCGAAGTGCGTAAAATGATTGAAACGGAAAGCGCAGCGAAGGCGGCGAAACGAGGCACGTCCGCCTATCTGGAAGAAATCTACAAAACGACTCGTGACTGTTATGACAAGGTAGTGGTACATCCGCAGTTTGCCAACAAGGAAGAACGTGAAAAGTTTTTGTCCGAGGCGGACCATCAATTTCACCTGATGGTCGCTGAAGCAGCCGGTAATGAGGTGGTAGTACGCGTGATGAACAACCTGATCGATCTGTTGCGTCAAAGCCGAATGCAATCTATGAAAATTCCGGGAAGGGTCGAGCAATCGCTGCAGGAACACATGCTGATCGCCGAGGCGTTGAAGGGCCAAAACAGCAAGCTTGCCCGCTCGCGGATGTTCGACCATCTGACCAGTGTCGAGAAAGCTCTGATACTGGAACTTGAGGAAGCCGGCAAATCCGTCGGCTCTCCGGTGGAAGCCGGAACCTCCGTTGAATTATAA
- a CDS encoding YeiH family protein — protein MQIPSIQPGPIATAATDSTNGWKRPLKGIALTVTLAVLAGRIAEAPFFSIMGIMVISIMLGVVWKSVMDVPADAGIGITFSSKFLLRAGIILMGIRLNFTQILKAGLSVVLIDIIVIVFTLAFIIFLGKWLKVDKTLVALIAVGSAVCGAAAIVAVAPLIGAKKEQTAISVACIAILGTLGAVVYIFLYPYLGLDPYSYGVFAGSTLHELAHVIAAGVPGGIVGSDIAILVKLGRVALLIPVALVLGYLYRSGEPTVTGKKSLKNLPVPWFIFGFLAMSLVNSTGLLPDSVTKFLIAASIFLMSIAMAGLGLSINITDFKKVGRNTIVVAVVGFIALAMLGQGLLALFY, from the coding sequence TTGCAAATTCCGAGTATACAGCCTGGCCCCATCGCCACTGCTGCAACCGACTCGACCAATGGATGGAAAAGACCTCTGAAAGGAATTGCTTTGACAGTGACGCTCGCTGTTTTGGCGGGTCGTATAGCGGAAGCCCCATTTTTTTCCATTATGGGTATCATGGTTATATCCATCATGCTTGGCGTCGTGTGGAAGTCCGTTATGGATGTCCCCGCGGATGCCGGTATCGGGATCACGTTCAGCAGCAAGTTCCTACTTAGAGCAGGAATCATTTTGATGGGAATTCGACTGAATTTCACTCAAATTTTGAAAGCCGGACTGTCGGTCGTGCTGATCGATATTATTGTGATCGTTTTTACACTGGCATTTATCATTTTTTTGGGCAAATGGTTAAAGGTGGATAAAACTTTAGTGGCCTTAATTGCCGTTGGAAGTGCGGTTTGCGGAGCAGCGGCCATTGTAGCTGTCGCGCCGTTAATCGGCGCAAAAAAAGAGCAAACAGCCATCTCCGTCGCCTGCATTGCAATTTTAGGGACTTTAGGGGCAGTCGTTTATATTTTTCTATACCCTTATCTGGGATTGGATCCCTATTCATACGGCGTGTTTGCCGGCTCAACGCTGCATGAACTAGCACACGTCATTGCAGCTGGAGTTCCCGGCGGAATTGTAGGAAGTGATATCGCTATTCTTGTCAAACTCGGAAGAGTTGCACTTCTGATCCCTGTCGCCCTGGTGTTGGGCTATTTGTACCGATCCGGCGAGCCTACGGTAACAGGCAAGAAGAGTTTGAAAAACCTTCCCGTGCCATGGTTCATTTTCGGCTTTTTGGCAATGAGTCTTGTCAATTCGACGGGTTTGCTGCCTGATTCGGTAACTAAATTCCTGATTGCGGCCAGTATTTTCCTAATGTCGATCGCAATGGCCGGTCTTGGCCTCAGCATCAATATTACCGATTTCAAAAAAGTGGGAAGAAATACGATTGTTGTGGCCGTTGTCGGATTTATCGCGTTGGCCATGTTGGGACAAGGGCTCCTGGCATTATTTTATTAG